The following are encoded together in the Flammeovirga agarivorans genome:
- a CDS encoding helix-turn-helix transcriptional regulator has protein sequence MSNNLKLNHQHFDNQLKRIQDTIGGTLLNENHLAVDNDNVTGNFYYHTNGYMDFVINDLKVNQDITIEFFHRNDKDFTAQFFGNNLQYQISETESIEISIPNGLFIFKDTQSIDMNFKKGDIVQQATIYFSKDILRTETIEYLKQLDNFIFHEGDSNLLMWKKSIYDTVVIDQDLKEEWYVLKMTELNLLFQNLIRRINAKEEKKIYTDYELDCVFKIKDIITTDIKSKPVVSELAQEYGINLNKLEKVFKHLFKETVYQFYKKARIYKVQDEIKSTNKAFTEIAYDYGYTDVNHMSKNFKKTFGITPSQYKSEG, from the coding sequence ATGAGCAATAACCTAAAATTAAATCATCAGCATTTTGATAATCAACTGAAAAGAATCCAAGATACTATTGGTGGCACCCTATTAAATGAAAATCACTTGGCCGTAGATAATGACAACGTCACTGGCAACTTTTATTACCACACCAATGGCTATATGGATTTCGTCATAAACGATTTAAAAGTAAACCAGGACATTACCATTGAGTTCTTTCACCGAAATGACAAGGATTTCACCGCTCAATTCTTTGGAAACAACCTTCAATATCAAATTTCTGAAACAGAGTCTATTGAAATCTCTATTCCCAATGGCCTATTCATATTCAAAGACACTCAATCTATTGATATGAATTTCAAAAAAGGAGATATTGTACAGCAGGCTACTATATACTTTTCAAAAGATATTTTAAGAACTGAAACGATTGAGTACCTCAAGCAATTAGATAATTTTATATTTCATGAAGGAGATAGTAATCTACTAATGTGGAAGAAATCTATTTATGATACCGTTGTGATAGACCAGGACCTTAAGGAGGAGTGGTATGTATTAAAAATGACGGAATTGAATCTCTTATTTCAGAATCTTATCAGGAGAATCAATGCAAAGGAAGAAAAGAAAATATATACCGATTATGAATTAGACTGTGTATTTAAAATAAAAGATATTATCACTACAGATATAAAAAGTAAACCTGTTGTTTCTGAATTAGCACAAGAATACGGCATTAACTTAAATAAGCTTGAAAAAGTATTTAAACATCTATTCAAGGAAACTGTATACCAATTCTATAAAAAAGCACGTATTTATAAAGTTCAAGATGAAATAAAATCAACCAATAAAGCATTTACCGAAATTGCCTATGATTATGGATATACGGATGTAAACCATATGTCTAAAAACTTTAAGAAAACATTCGGTATTACACCAAGTCAATATAAAAGTGAGGGCTAA
- a CDS encoding alkaline phosphatase family protein: MKKLLYLLVLIPIQFLSSCQDQSYQNQKKNTVIMVSIDGFRFDYADKYNTPNLDRIAKEGVKAKSMIPSYPSKTFPNHYAIATGMYPQNNGLVHNNFFDPERNQHYSIGVGKKDGSWFKGTPIWNLAEQQGQKAASFYWPVSDARVEGMRPTYYYKYNKPTPYLERVEQIKKWLDMDQSIRPTLITTYFSLVDTQGHVFGPDANETKEAVEYIDTVIGQLYDIVKSYKEPIDLIIVSDHGMEQVAVDDAIILESLGRFKDFECVNGGGVQYLLYAKEGADIEKTYQELKKQEDKGFVVYKKDSAPNQLHYSKGVRIPAIFCEAVPPKTFKNLRGGVSNGMHGFNPYKVKNMHAIFYAAGDHFKENVSIEPFENVNVYPTIAKILSLKVPDNIDGNEKVLLPVMKNL, from the coding sequence AGTCTTAATACCAATTCAATTTCTTTCTAGTTGTCAAGATCAATCATATCAGAATCAAAAAAAGAATACCGTTATTATGGTATCTATTGATGGGTTTAGATTTGACTATGCAGATAAATACAATACTCCGAATCTAGATAGAATAGCCAAAGAGGGTGTAAAAGCGAAATCGATGATACCATCCTATCCGAGTAAAACTTTTCCTAATCATTATGCTATTGCAACAGGTATGTACCCACAAAACAATGGTTTAGTTCATAATAACTTCTTTGACCCTGAGCGTAATCAGCATTATAGCATTGGTGTTGGGAAAAAAGATGGTTCGTGGTTTAAAGGAACACCAATTTGGAATTTAGCGGAACAACAAGGACAAAAAGCAGCATCATTTTACTGGCCAGTTTCAGATGCCAGAGTAGAAGGAATGCGGCCTACTTATTATTATAAATACAATAAGCCAACACCTTATTTAGAAAGGGTAGAGCAGATTAAAAAGTGGTTGGATATGGATCAATCTATTCGCCCAACATTAATTACTACTTACTTTTCATTGGTGGATACTCAAGGTCATGTATTTGGGCCTGATGCAAACGAAACAAAAGAAGCAGTAGAGTATATAGATACTGTCATTGGTCAATTATATGATATTGTTAAGTCGTATAAAGAACCTATAGATTTAATTATTGTATCAGACCATGGAATGGAACAAGTCGCTGTAGATGATGCGATCATTTTAGAAAGCCTTGGTCGTTTCAAAGATTTTGAATGTGTAAATGGAGGAGGGGTTCAATACCTGTTATATGCAAAAGAGGGAGCTGATATTGAGAAAACGTATCAGGAACTAAAAAAACAAGAGGACAAAGGCTTTGTTGTTTATAAAAAAGATTCCGCTCCAAATCAGTTACATTATTCTAAAGGTGTACGAATACCCGCAATTTTCTGTGAAGCAGTTCCACCAAAAACTTTTAAAAATTTAAGAGGTGGAGTAAGTAATGGTATGCATGGTTTCAATCCTTATAAAGTCAAGAATATGCATGCCATATTTTATGCGGCAGGGGATCACTTTAAAGAAAATGTATCCATTGAACCATTTGAAAATGTGAATGTGTATCCAACCATTGCAAAGATATTATCACTAAAAGTACCTGATAATATTGATGGAAATGAGAAGGTATTATTACCTGTGATGAAAAATTTATAA